From one Triticum urartu cultivar G1812 chromosome 3, Tu2.1, whole genome shotgun sequence genomic stretch:
- the LOC125546120 gene encoding cysteine-rich receptor-like protein kinase 10 isoform X3 → MAMRFLSAVDLPCHPCMAMVILPLLLLLLVPLTAAQTWPACGESGNYKSNSTYEANLKLLSSTLPKKAASNTTLFATDTVGNVPNTIFALALCRGDSNASACEGCLVTAFQDGQEHCTSNRDATVYYNSNPCMLRFSNQNFLATNVNDNILVIVSLDMFINISTRADSFRFLLFTLLNNTAQSAANSSRRFTTSRLDVSSLPTLYCLMQCTPDLTADDCAACFQPYSQITLKYMDGRKGGRLLGTRCSMRYEIYPFFQGDPMLRIISLVSELPPTNNTMPPVTLYPPPQSQPHSPDAAPPPPEAQATTQELHGRNSDRRALWIIAVAAPLLSIFLCVIFFVVWMRRQRKGTEIVHDQAATNRPEEDALVWRLEEKSSEFTLFDFSEILHATHNFSKENLLGQGGFGPVYKGQLPDGIEIAVKRLASHSRQGFTEFKNEVELIAKLQHSNLVKLMGCCIQGEEKLLVYEYLPNKSLDFFIFDVSRTTLVDWNKRCVIIEGIAQGLLYLHKHSRLRIIHRDLKASNILLDQDMNPKISDFGLAKIFSSNDTQGSTKRVVGTYGYMAPEYASEGIYSIKSDVFSFGVLLLEILSGQRNSGFHQHEDFLNLLGYSWQLWEGGRFLELLEASIAKEIHAAEARRYINIALMCVQEHADDRPTMSNVVAMLNSEAVILPEPKHPAYFNLRVSKEGESGSVLCSHNDVTICSNNDVTITEEPDGR, encoded by the exons ATGGCGATGAGGTTCCTATCAGCCGTGGATCTGCCTTGTCATCCATGTATGGCCATGGTtatcctccccctcctcctcctgctcctcgTGCCTCTCACCGCTGCCCAAACGTGGCCAGCATGCGGCGAGAGCGGCAACTACAAATCAAATAGCACCTATGAAGCCAACCTCAAGCTCCTCTCTTCCACCCTCCCGAAGAAAGCAGCATCCAACACCACCCTCTTCGCTACCGACACAGTCGGCAATGTTCCAAACACCATCTTTGCCCTTGCTCTCTGCCGCGGGGACTCCAATGCCTCTGCCTGCGAGGGATGCTTGGTGACCGCCTTCCAGGACGGGCAGGAACACTGCACGAGCAATAGGGACGCCACCGTGTACTACAATAGCAATCCCTGCATGCTCAGGTTCTCCAACCAGAATTTTCTCGCCACCAACGTCAATGACAATATACTCGTCATTGTGAGCCTCGACATGTTCATAAACATCTCCACAAGAGCTGACTCCTTCAGGTTCTTGTTGTTTACACTTCTGAACAACACAGCTCAATCGGCTGCGAACAGCTCGAGGAGGTTCACCACCTCGCGCTTGGATGTCAGCTCCCTCCCGACGCTCTACTGCCTTATGCAGTGCACGCCCGACCTGACCGCTGACGACTGTGCGGCCTGTTTCCAGCCTTACTCCCAGATAACACTCAAGTACATGGACGGTAGGAAAGGTGGTCGACTTCTGGGGACACGGTGTAGCATGAGGTACGAGATATACCCGTTCTTTCAAGGGGACCCCATGCTGCGTATTATCAGCTTGGTATCTGAACTTCCGCCGACCAACAATACCATGCCGCCAGTTACATTGTACCCACCCCCGCAGTCGCAACCGCACTCACCGGATGCGGCACCACCACCTCCGGAGGCGCAAGCGACCACCCAAGAACTTCATG GACGCAACTCAGACCGGAGGGCGCTTTGGATTATTGCTGTGGCAGCTCCATTACTGTCAATATTTCTGTGTGTTATTTTTTTCGTTGTATGGATGAGAAGACAAAGAAAAG GAACGGAAATCGTACATGATCAAGCTGCCACAAATAGGCCGGAAGAAGACGCATTGGTTTGGAGATTGGAAGAAAAGAGTTCAGAGTTCACTCTCTTTGACTTCTCTGAGATCTTGCATGCTACACACAACTTCTCGAAAGAAAACCTACTTGGGCAAGGTGGTTTTGGCCCTGTCTACAAG GGCCAATTACCAGATGGAATAGAAATTGCAGTTAAAAGGCTTGCCTCACATTCAAGACAGGGTTTCACAGAATTCAAAAATGAAGTTGAACTTATTGCAAAACTACAACACAGTAATCTGGTCAAGCTCATGGGTTGCTGCATTCAGGGAGAGGAAAAACTTTTGGTGTACGAATATTTGCCAAATAAGAGCTTGGACTTCTTTATCTTTG ATGTTAGCAGAACAACTTTGGTTGATTGGAATAAAAGATGTGTGATAATCGAAGGGATAGCCCAAGGTCTACTGTATCTCCACAAGCACTCTCGGTTGCGCATCATACACAGAGACCTTAAGGCCAGCAACATTCTCTTGGACCAGGACATGAATCCTAAAATTTCTGATTTTGGGCTAGCTAAAATTTTCAGCTCCAATGATACTCAAGGAAGCACAAAGAGGGTGGTGGGAACATA TGGCTATATGGCTCCCGAGTATGCATCTGAAGGCATTTACTCGATCAAATCTGATGTGTTCAGCTTTGGTGTCTTACTTCTCGAGATCCTTAGCGGACAAAGGAATTCTGGTTTCCATCAGCATGAAGACTTTCTTAACCTCCTTGGATAT TCATGGCAGCTCTGGGAAGGAGGAAGATTTCTTGAGCTTCTAGAAGCATCAATTGCTAAGGAGATCCATGCAGCGGAGGCTAGGAGGTACATTAACATTGCACTAATGTGCGTACAAGAGCATGCAGATGATCGACCGACCATGTCAAATGTCGTTGCGATGTTAAACAGCGAGGCTGTTATTCTTCCAGAGCCTAAACATCCGGCATACTTCAACCTCAGGGTATCTAAGGAAGGTGAATCGGGTAGTGTTCTGTGCAGTCATAATGATGTAACTATCTGCAGTAATAATGACGTAACCATCACTGAGGAGCCAGATGGCAGATAG
- the LOC125546120 gene encoding cysteine-rich receptor-like protein kinase 10 isoform X2 — MAMRFLSAVDLPCHPCMAMVILPLLLLLLVPLTAAQTWPACGESGNYKSNSTYEANLKLLSSTLPKKAASNTTLFATDTVGNVPNTIFALALCRGDSNASACEGCLVTAFQDGQEHCTSNRDATVYYNSNPCMLRFSNQNFLATNVNDNILVIVSLDMFINISTRADSFRFLLFTLLNNTAQSAANSSRRFTTSRLDVSSLPTLYCLMQCTPDLTADDCAACFQPYSQITLKYMDGRKGGRLLGTRCSMRYEIYPFFQGDPMLRIISLVSELPPTNNTMPPVTLYPPPQSQPHSPDAAPPPPEAQATTQELHGRNSDRRALWIIAVAAPLLSIFLCVIFFVVWMRRQRKEIVHDQAATNRPEEDALVWRLEEKSSEFTLFDFSEILHATHNFSKENLLGQGGFGPVYKLCTCFQGQLPDGIEIAVKRLASHSRQGFTEFKNEVELIAKLQHSNLVKLMGCCIQGEEKLLVYEYLPNKSLDFFIFDVSRTTLVDWNKRCVIIEGIAQGLLYLHKHSRLRIIHRDLKASNILLDQDMNPKISDFGLAKIFSSNDTQGSTKRVVGTYGYMAPEYASEGIYSIKSDVFSFGVLLLEILSGQRNSGFHQHEDFLNLLGYSWQLWEGGRFLELLEASIAKEIHAAEARRYINIALMCVQEHADDRPTMSNVVAMLNSEAVILPEPKHPAYFNLRVSKEGESGSVLCSHNDVTICSNNDVTITEEPDGR, encoded by the exons ATGGCGATGAGGTTCCTATCAGCCGTGGATCTGCCTTGTCATCCATGTATGGCCATGGTtatcctccccctcctcctcctgctcctcgTGCCTCTCACCGCTGCCCAAACGTGGCCAGCATGCGGCGAGAGCGGCAACTACAAATCAAATAGCACCTATGAAGCCAACCTCAAGCTCCTCTCTTCCACCCTCCCGAAGAAAGCAGCATCCAACACCACCCTCTTCGCTACCGACACAGTCGGCAATGTTCCAAACACCATCTTTGCCCTTGCTCTCTGCCGCGGGGACTCCAATGCCTCTGCCTGCGAGGGATGCTTGGTGACCGCCTTCCAGGACGGGCAGGAACACTGCACGAGCAATAGGGACGCCACCGTGTACTACAATAGCAATCCCTGCATGCTCAGGTTCTCCAACCAGAATTTTCTCGCCACCAACGTCAATGACAATATACTCGTCATTGTGAGCCTCGACATGTTCATAAACATCTCCACAAGAGCTGACTCCTTCAGGTTCTTGTTGTTTACACTTCTGAACAACACAGCTCAATCGGCTGCGAACAGCTCGAGGAGGTTCACCACCTCGCGCTTGGATGTCAGCTCCCTCCCGACGCTCTACTGCCTTATGCAGTGCACGCCCGACCTGACCGCTGACGACTGTGCGGCCTGTTTCCAGCCTTACTCCCAGATAACACTCAAGTACATGGACGGTAGGAAAGGTGGTCGACTTCTGGGGACACGGTGTAGCATGAGGTACGAGATATACCCGTTCTTTCAAGGGGACCCCATGCTGCGTATTATCAGCTTGGTATCTGAACTTCCGCCGACCAACAATACCATGCCGCCAGTTACATTGTACCCACCCCCGCAGTCGCAACCGCACTCACCGGATGCGGCACCACCACCTCCGGAGGCGCAAGCGACCACCCAAGAACTTCATG GACGCAACTCAGACCGGAGGGCGCTTTGGATTATTGCTGTGGCAGCTCCATTACTGTCAATATTTCTGTGTGTTATTTTTTTCGTTGTATGGATGAGAAGACAAAGAAAAG AAATCGTACATGATCAAGCTGCCACAAATAGGCCGGAAGAAGACGCATTGGTTTGGAGATTGGAAGAAAAGAGTTCAGAGTTCACTCTCTTTGACTTCTCTGAGATCTTGCATGCTACACACAACTTCTCGAAAGAAAACCTACTTGGGCAAGGTGGTTTTGGCCCTGTCTACAAG CTTTGTACATGCTTCCAGGGCCAATTACCAGATGGAATAGAAATTGCAGTTAAAAGGCTTGCCTCACATTCAAGACAGGGTTTCACAGAATTCAAAAATGAAGTTGAACTTATTGCAAAACTACAACACAGTAATCTGGTCAAGCTCATGGGTTGCTGCATTCAGGGAGAGGAAAAACTTTTGGTGTACGAATATTTGCCAAATAAGAGCTTGGACTTCTTTATCTTTG ATGTTAGCAGAACAACTTTGGTTGATTGGAATAAAAGATGTGTGATAATCGAAGGGATAGCCCAAGGTCTACTGTATCTCCACAAGCACTCTCGGTTGCGCATCATACACAGAGACCTTAAGGCCAGCAACATTCTCTTGGACCAGGACATGAATCCTAAAATTTCTGATTTTGGGCTAGCTAAAATTTTCAGCTCCAATGATACTCAAGGAAGCACAAAGAGGGTGGTGGGAACATA TGGCTATATGGCTCCCGAGTATGCATCTGAAGGCATTTACTCGATCAAATCTGATGTGTTCAGCTTTGGTGTCTTACTTCTCGAGATCCTTAGCGGACAAAGGAATTCTGGTTTCCATCAGCATGAAGACTTTCTTAACCTCCTTGGATAT TCATGGCAGCTCTGGGAAGGAGGAAGATTTCTTGAGCTTCTAGAAGCATCAATTGCTAAGGAGATCCATGCAGCGGAGGCTAGGAGGTACATTAACATTGCACTAATGTGCGTACAAGAGCATGCAGATGATCGACCGACCATGTCAAATGTCGTTGCGATGTTAAACAGCGAGGCTGTTATTCTTCCAGAGCCTAAACATCCGGCATACTTCAACCTCAGGGTATCTAAGGAAGGTGAATCGGGTAGTGTTCTGTGCAGTCATAATGATGTAACTATCTGCAGTAATAATGACGTAACCATCACTGAGGAGCCAGATGGCAGATAG
- the LOC125546120 gene encoding cysteine-rich receptor-like protein kinase 10 isoform X1, whose protein sequence is MAMRFLSAVDLPCHPCMAMVILPLLLLLLVPLTAAQTWPACGESGNYKSNSTYEANLKLLSSTLPKKAASNTTLFATDTVGNVPNTIFALALCRGDSNASACEGCLVTAFQDGQEHCTSNRDATVYYNSNPCMLRFSNQNFLATNVNDNILVIVSLDMFINISTRADSFRFLLFTLLNNTAQSAANSSRRFTTSRLDVSSLPTLYCLMQCTPDLTADDCAACFQPYSQITLKYMDGRKGGRLLGTRCSMRYEIYPFFQGDPMLRIISLVSELPPTNNTMPPVTLYPPPQSQPHSPDAAPPPPEAQATTQELHGRNSDRRALWIIAVAAPLLSIFLCVIFFVVWMRRQRKGTEIVHDQAATNRPEEDALVWRLEEKSSEFTLFDFSEILHATHNFSKENLLGQGGFGPVYKLCTCFQGQLPDGIEIAVKRLASHSRQGFTEFKNEVELIAKLQHSNLVKLMGCCIQGEEKLLVYEYLPNKSLDFFIFDVSRTTLVDWNKRCVIIEGIAQGLLYLHKHSRLRIIHRDLKASNILLDQDMNPKISDFGLAKIFSSNDTQGSTKRVVGTYGYMAPEYASEGIYSIKSDVFSFGVLLLEILSGQRNSGFHQHEDFLNLLGYSWQLWEGGRFLELLEASIAKEIHAAEARRYINIALMCVQEHADDRPTMSNVVAMLNSEAVILPEPKHPAYFNLRVSKEGESGSVLCSHNDVTICSNNDVTITEEPDGR, encoded by the exons ATGGCGATGAGGTTCCTATCAGCCGTGGATCTGCCTTGTCATCCATGTATGGCCATGGTtatcctccccctcctcctcctgctcctcgTGCCTCTCACCGCTGCCCAAACGTGGCCAGCATGCGGCGAGAGCGGCAACTACAAATCAAATAGCACCTATGAAGCCAACCTCAAGCTCCTCTCTTCCACCCTCCCGAAGAAAGCAGCATCCAACACCACCCTCTTCGCTACCGACACAGTCGGCAATGTTCCAAACACCATCTTTGCCCTTGCTCTCTGCCGCGGGGACTCCAATGCCTCTGCCTGCGAGGGATGCTTGGTGACCGCCTTCCAGGACGGGCAGGAACACTGCACGAGCAATAGGGACGCCACCGTGTACTACAATAGCAATCCCTGCATGCTCAGGTTCTCCAACCAGAATTTTCTCGCCACCAACGTCAATGACAATATACTCGTCATTGTGAGCCTCGACATGTTCATAAACATCTCCACAAGAGCTGACTCCTTCAGGTTCTTGTTGTTTACACTTCTGAACAACACAGCTCAATCGGCTGCGAACAGCTCGAGGAGGTTCACCACCTCGCGCTTGGATGTCAGCTCCCTCCCGACGCTCTACTGCCTTATGCAGTGCACGCCCGACCTGACCGCTGACGACTGTGCGGCCTGTTTCCAGCCTTACTCCCAGATAACACTCAAGTACATGGACGGTAGGAAAGGTGGTCGACTTCTGGGGACACGGTGTAGCATGAGGTACGAGATATACCCGTTCTTTCAAGGGGACCCCATGCTGCGTATTATCAGCTTGGTATCTGAACTTCCGCCGACCAACAATACCATGCCGCCAGTTACATTGTACCCACCCCCGCAGTCGCAACCGCACTCACCGGATGCGGCACCACCACCTCCGGAGGCGCAAGCGACCACCCAAGAACTTCATG GACGCAACTCAGACCGGAGGGCGCTTTGGATTATTGCTGTGGCAGCTCCATTACTGTCAATATTTCTGTGTGTTATTTTTTTCGTTGTATGGATGAGAAGACAAAGAAAAG GAACGGAAATCGTACATGATCAAGCTGCCACAAATAGGCCGGAAGAAGACGCATTGGTTTGGAGATTGGAAGAAAAGAGTTCAGAGTTCACTCTCTTTGACTTCTCTGAGATCTTGCATGCTACACACAACTTCTCGAAAGAAAACCTACTTGGGCAAGGTGGTTTTGGCCCTGTCTACAAG CTTTGTACATGCTTCCAGGGCCAATTACCAGATGGAATAGAAATTGCAGTTAAAAGGCTTGCCTCACATTCAAGACAGGGTTTCACAGAATTCAAAAATGAAGTTGAACTTATTGCAAAACTACAACACAGTAATCTGGTCAAGCTCATGGGTTGCTGCATTCAGGGAGAGGAAAAACTTTTGGTGTACGAATATTTGCCAAATAAGAGCTTGGACTTCTTTATCTTTG ATGTTAGCAGAACAACTTTGGTTGATTGGAATAAAAGATGTGTGATAATCGAAGGGATAGCCCAAGGTCTACTGTATCTCCACAAGCACTCTCGGTTGCGCATCATACACAGAGACCTTAAGGCCAGCAACATTCTCTTGGACCAGGACATGAATCCTAAAATTTCTGATTTTGGGCTAGCTAAAATTTTCAGCTCCAATGATACTCAAGGAAGCACAAAGAGGGTGGTGGGAACATA TGGCTATATGGCTCCCGAGTATGCATCTGAAGGCATTTACTCGATCAAATCTGATGTGTTCAGCTTTGGTGTCTTACTTCTCGAGATCCTTAGCGGACAAAGGAATTCTGGTTTCCATCAGCATGAAGACTTTCTTAACCTCCTTGGATAT TCATGGCAGCTCTGGGAAGGAGGAAGATTTCTTGAGCTTCTAGAAGCATCAATTGCTAAGGAGATCCATGCAGCGGAGGCTAGGAGGTACATTAACATTGCACTAATGTGCGTACAAGAGCATGCAGATGATCGACCGACCATGTCAAATGTCGTTGCGATGTTAAACAGCGAGGCTGTTATTCTTCCAGAGCCTAAACATCCGGCATACTTCAACCTCAGGGTATCTAAGGAAGGTGAATCGGGTAGTGTTCTGTGCAGTCATAATGATGTAACTATCTGCAGTAATAATGACGTAACCATCACTGAGGAGCCAGATGGCAGATAG